The following are encoded together in the Anoplopoma fimbria isolate UVic2021 breed Golden Eagle Sablefish chromosome 9, Afim_UVic_2022, whole genome shotgun sequence genome:
- the naf1 gene encoding LOW QUALITY PROTEIN: H/ACA ribonucleoprotein complex non-core subunit NAF1 (The sequence of the model RefSeq protein was modified relative to this genomic sequence to represent the inferred CDS: inserted 1 base in 1 codon) — translation MNPMEEKSAEQNGQTITPPKGEEEEMEVTVTSQLENLIVTALNTDTSSNTQTHPEENGDVHTESAAAARSSDVVCKAEDCEDEDSDDSDSDSSSSSSSSSSSSSSSSPSPHVCDDDDEGFSQPAPIKTRDEVLLEELPAVEEVSVSLPEDAELQPVGTISSIIQQLVVIQSLKDTPPLTDDTIIFRSDRLPVGKVFEVFGPVSSPLYILRFNSADQISSKGLTEGQTVYYTPNVKECTSYILTQQLKVFKGSDASWKNDQEPPTEALDFSDDEKEREAKKKSKNSRKKRDNSNADNPALVTQNTSLQQGNVRGFPPRPAGPPHRHQNPRNKHPLFSHTPTPPRHMHPPPRHNNGPPMYXPPPCPYPPPPPHFFPHPTSPCIPPPPSSYFNPSFSCPLWPPNSVPFSDLPPPPPPPPPPPSSSVMYMFILTRAPAGELMLWVILLKDDVICL, via the exons ATGAACCCC ATGGAGGAAAAATCAGCTGAGCAGAATGGACAGACGATAACGCCGCccaagggggaggaggaagagatggaggtcACCGTGACATCGCAACTGGAGAATCTCATCGTCACAGCGCTCAACACAGACACATCATCAAATACACAAACGCATCCCGAGGAGAACGGAGATGTACATACagagtcagcagcagcagctcgcTCTTCAGACGTCGTGTGTAAGGCGGAGGACTGTGAGGACGAGGATTCAGATGATTCAGACAG TgacagctcctcctcttcctcttcttcttcctcttcttcatcctcctcttctccctctccccacGTTTGTGATGATGACGACGAGGGTTTCAGCCAACCAGCTCCCATCAAAACCAGAGATGAAGTCCTGCTCGAG gagCTGCCGGCAGTGGAGGAGGTGTCTGTGTCGTTACCAGAAGATGCAGAACTGCAGCCTGTAGGAACGATCTCCAGTATTATACAGCAACTTG TTGTGATCCAGTCTCTGAAAGACACGCCCCCTCTGACTGACGACACCATCATATTTAGATCTGATAGGCTGCCAGTTGGCAAG GTGTTTGAGGTATTTGGTCCAGTGTCCAGTCCGCTGTATATTTTGCGTTTTAACTCTGCGGACCAGATAAGCAGCAAGGGGCTGACTGAGGGTCAGACTGTTTATTACACACCCAACGTCAAAGAGTGCACAAGTTACATCCTCACACAACAGCTCAAAGT TTTTAAGGGATCTGATGCATCCTGGAAGAACGACCAAGAACCACCAACAGAG gctTTAGATTTCAGTGATGATGAGAAAGAACGTGAAGCTAAGAAGAAATCGAAAAACTCACGAAAGAAGAGGGACAATAGCAATGCAG aTAATCCTGCCCTCGTTACCCAGAACACCTCGCTGCAGCAGGGTAATGTCAGGGGTTTCCCACCAAGACCTGCAGGACCTCCACACAGGCACCAGAACCCGAGGAATAAACACCCACTGTTCAGCCACACACCCACTCCACCCAGACACATGCACCCACCACCTAGACACAATAATGGCCCTCCCATGT CTCCCCCTCCCTGCCCTtaccctcctccacctcctcacttTTTCCCCCACCCAACTTCCCCCTGTATCCCCCCTCCGCCTTCCTCTTACTTCAACCCGTctttctcctgtcctctctggccACCAAACTCTGTCCCCTTCTCtgacctccctcctcctcctcctcctcctcccccacccccctcctcctcagtgATGTACATGTTCATACTAACCAGAGCTCCTGCTGGTGAGTTGATGCTTTGGGTTATCTTGTTAAAAGATGATGTCATCTGTTTGTAG
- the LOC129096489 gene encoding CD209 antigen-like protein E, with product MAVFFHSNEAPIGEYQNFPKPELENAATEKNPKPKLKHLSVVLLSFGLLCVLQGILNISLRLALSQPTDKGETEEETCPQGWLMFGSSCYYISSQRRSWDGSRQDCVQRDADLVIINSRQEQAFLTGFTMAAWVGMSDREEEGTWIWVDGTPVNRDRLNWARGQPDDSLGGEDCGDLRTMIDFIGLNDYNCSARAQWICEQTLR from the exons ATGGCTGTGTTCTTTCATTCCAATGAGGCTCCCATTGGTGAGTATCAGAATTTCCCCAAACCTGAACTTGAGAATGCTGCTACAGAGAAGAATCCAAAACCAA aGCTAAAACATCTCAGTGTGGTTCTGCTGAGCTTTGGACTGCTGTGTGTTCTTCAGGGGATTCTCAACATCTCTCTGAGACTGGCTCTGAGTCAGCCCACTGATAAAG gtgagacagaggaagagacatGCCCACAGGGCTGGCTGATGTTCGGCTCCAGTTGTTACTACATTTCctcacagaggaggagctgggatGGCAGCCGGCAGGACTGTGTGCAGAGAGACGCTGACCTGGTCATCATCAACAGCAGACAGGAACAG GCCTTCCTCACTGGATTCACCATGGCAGCGTGGGTTGGTATGTCtgacagggaggaggaagggactTGGATCTGGGTGGATGGAACACCAGTGAACAGAGACAG gttgAACTGGGCCCGGGGGCAGCCTGATGACTCGTTAGGAGGAGAAGACTGTGGTGACCTTCGCACAATGATTGATTTCATTGGCTTAAACGACTACAACTGTAGTGCCAGAGCCCAGTGGATCTGTGAGCAGACGTTACGCTAG